A genome region from Marinifilum sp. JC120 includes the following:
- a CDS encoding AraC family transcriptional regulator, whose amino-acid sequence MNKGTIRYLRPEAIEGLEIQEVINSNHSFPNHTHGFHSVGVMEAGGCYCRQPGSGNSFVRGGEIALFNPGLVHSGVITDSETRITYRVFSFDNTLFEKALRDLNETDKFPEFRSVVTEDKLTTGTLTELNYAASTIKSRLALDTALARAAAALLTRHCETQSRVPHTEEPIAVKKAREYLNENLSEKVSLDELSQATGLSRYHLLRVFRKATGLPPHSYHLQLRIEHAKKLLRSGMPFAETALQSGFSDQSHFSNTFRRYTGATPSQYTCI is encoded by the coding sequence ATGAATAAAGGTACAATCAGATACCTGCGCCCCGAAGCAATCGAGGGCCTTGAAATTCAGGAAGTCATTAATTCCAACCATTCCTTCCCGAACCATACCCACGGTTTTCATTCCGTTGGAGTTATGGAGGCGGGCGGCTGCTATTGCCGTCAGCCCGGATCGGGCAATTCTTTTGTGCGCGGCGGCGAAATCGCCCTATTTAACCCCGGCCTTGTCCATTCCGGGGTAATCACGGATTCCGAGACCCGCATCACCTACCGGGTATTCAGCTTTGACAATACATTATTTGAAAAGGCCCTGCGGGACTTGAACGAAACCGATAAATTTCCGGAATTCAGATCAGTGGTAACCGAAGATAAACTTACCACCGGAACCCTGACAGAACTAAATTATGCCGCATCGACTATAAAAAGCAGACTGGCCCTAGATACCGCCCTTGCCCGCGCGGCGGCAGCACTTTTAACCCGCCACTGCGAAACACAATCCCGAGTCCCGCACACAGAGGAACCCATTGCAGTAAAAAAAGCCCGCGAATATCTCAACGAAAACCTTTCAGAAAAGGTCTCCCTTGATGAACTTTCGCAGGCCACCGGACTTTCCCGCTACCATCTGCTGCGGGTATTTCGAAAAGCCACCGGACTTCCGCCGCACAGTTATCACCTGCAACTGCGCATTGAACACGCCAAAAAGCTGCTCCGTTCCGGCATGCCCTTTGCCGAAACCGCCCTGCAAAGCGGATTCTCAGATCAGAGCCACTTCAGCAACACCTTCCGCCGCTACACCGGGGCTACTCCTTCACAATATACCTGTATTTAA
- a CDS encoding MGMT family protein: MGKHVFTERVIEVIRAIPEGKVCSYGKVAALAGNSRAARQVVRILHTCSQKEGLPWHRVVNREGLISLKPGQGYERQRELLEREGIDFGLDKRIDFEIYLWMPDYIINLHE; this comes from the coding sequence ATGGGAAAACATGTTTTTACTGAAAGAGTGATCGAGGTCATCAGGGCAATCCCTGAAGGAAAGGTCTGCTCTTATGGCAAAGTAGCAGCTCTGGCTGGGAATTCCCGGGCGGCGCGGCAGGTTGTGCGTATTCTGCACACCTGTTCGCAAAAGGAAGGATTGCCGTGGCATCGGGTGGTCAACCGTGAGGGGCTGATCTCCCTCAAACCCGGTCAGGGTTATGAAAGGCAGCGCGAGTTGCTGGAACGCGAGGGCATTGATTTCGGTCTTGATAAACGGATTGATTTTGAAATTTACCTTTGGATGCCAGATTACATAATTAATCTTCATGAATGA
- a CDS encoding aldo/keto reductase, with product MSNISIPTLKMNDGRSIPALGFGTYKLNGSAGVETMVNAIRTGYSLLDSAFKYENEGAVGESIRRSGVDREKLLVTSKVPGLRHRYNEALYSVEESLYRAGLDYYDFYLIHWPNPSQDLYVEAWQALIEARKRGLVRSIGCSNFLPEHMQRLIDETGVVPAVNQIELHPYFTQQEQRAWHDEHGIITQSWSPLGRDNSAMQEPGIKTIADSHGKSVAQVILRWHVQLGAVPIPKATSPARQLENLSIFDFELTAEEMAVISALDRADGRRKDQHPAYYEEY from the coding sequence ATGAGTAATATTTCCATTCCAACCCTGAAGATGAATGACGGGAGGAGTATTCCCGCACTGGGATTCGGTACATACAAGCTGAACGGTTCCGCCGGGGTGGAGACCATGGTCAATGCCATCAGGACCGGATACTCTCTGCTGGATTCCGCTTTTAAGTATGAGAATGAAGGAGCGGTGGGTGAGTCCATTCGCCGCAGCGGTGTGGATCGCGAGAAGTTGCTGGTAACCTCAAAGGTTCCCGGTTTGCGCCATCGCTACAACGAAGCCCTTTATTCCGTGGAAGAGTCACTCTATCGGGCTGGGCTTGATTATTACGATTTCTACCTTATCCACTGGCCCAATCCCAGTCAGGATCTTTATGTGGAGGCTTGGCAGGCTCTGATCGAAGCCCGGAAAAGAGGTTTGGTTCGCTCCATCGGGTGCAGCAATTTTCTGCCAGAGCACATGCAACGGTTAATTGATGAAACCGGGGTGGTTCCGGCAGTAAACCAGATTGAACTGCATCCCTATTTTACGCAGCAGGAACAGCGCGCTTGGCACGATGAACATGGGATTATCACCCAGTCGTGGAGTCCGTTGGGCCGGGACAATTCGGCCATGCAGGAACCGGGCATCAAAACCATTGCCGACAGTCACGGAAAAAGCGTGGCGCAGGTCATCTTACGTTGGCATGTGCAATTGGGGGCGGTCCCCATTCCCAAGGCTACATCCCCGGCGCGGCAGCTGGAGAATCTCAGTATTTTTGATTTTGAATTGACTGCCGAGGAGATGGCAGTCATCAGTGCGCTGGACAGGGCGGACGGCAGGCGCAAGGATCAGCATCCCGCTTATTACGAGGAATATTAG
- a CDS encoding HAMP domain-containing protein gives MNFKNWSLKTKIIIPTFCLVAMILGTSTWVMTKQAKEMAVKQASKDADHVARGYGNEISETMGRALTVTRTLGIMFEEGANYNVIPDREYLDSVLVGVLERHPGLAGSWCAFPPDVYDDREQEYMDKYKGAYRNWYHRDGGRIADLFVGNKDVSNVGWFKNPMSGNVETITEPYPWTVQGKTYWVSSTGIPVKKNGRNIGVVGVDFYLNDLQETILEIRPFDTGYAYLVTNKGNIVAHPESELQTKNLSNVIEGKNRREILNAIENGRAYSYVAESETGEMQYITYAPIKVGKTSYPWSIALVIPMDKVEAQADTIAQNSLIISGISIIILLTVLFMLAGLISKPIIKTAAYTGKVAEGNLDASLDINQKDEIGRMAESLRAMVGELKKTILKAEGETHKAEEESAKAREATAEAEKARSKADMARSEGLHHAADRVEMVLEKVVSASEQMSVQSNELLGGAEIQSDRITSTATAMEEMNATVLEIARNAADAAEESTESQDKAKDGAAVVDKSKNALDQTVSEVNNLKGNMEELDKQAKGTEAIVGVITDIADQTNLLALNAAIEAARAGEAGRGFAVVADEVRKLAEKTMTATGEVSGSIGAIQRVAGENIRSMETVYKHIEEANQFSESSGTMLQEIVTGAEESAVQIQSIATAAEEQSATSEEINGSIEEISRITSETTNSAREFSLALESLAEQVSEMQKIVEDLKAE, from the coding sequence ATGAATTTCAAAAACTGGAGCCTCAAAACTAAAATTATTATACCAACCTTCTGTCTTGTGGCCATGATCCTAGGCACCAGTACGTGGGTAATGACCAAGCAGGCCAAAGAAATGGCCGTCAAACAAGCCAGCAAAGATGCCGACCATGTAGCCAGAGGATACGGCAATGAAATTTCTGAAACCATGGGCAGAGCTCTAACCGTTACCAGAACACTGGGCATCATGTTTGAAGAAGGTGCCAACTACAACGTTATCCCGGACCGCGAATATCTCGATTCTGTACTGGTAGGAGTCCTTGAACGCCACCCCGGTCTCGCAGGTTCATGGTGTGCCTTTCCCCCGGATGTTTATGATGACCGGGAACAAGAATATATGGACAAATATAAAGGTGCATACCGCAACTGGTACCATCGCGACGGAGGCCGTATTGCAGATCTTTTTGTAGGCAATAAGGACGTCTCCAATGTGGGCTGGTTCAAAAACCCCATGTCCGGCAATGTGGAAACAATCACTGAACCTTATCCGTGGACGGTGCAAGGCAAGACCTACTGGGTCTCCTCCACCGGGATTCCGGTCAAAAAAAATGGACGCAACATAGGGGTCGTCGGTGTAGACTTTTATTTGAACGACCTTCAGGAAACCATCCTTGAAATCAGGCCCTTTGATACTGGATACGCATACCTTGTAACCAACAAAGGCAACATTGTAGCCCACCCGGAGTCTGAACTACAGACCAAGAATCTCAGCAATGTAATCGAAGGCAAGAACAGGCGCGAAATATTAAATGCCATTGAAAATGGCAGGGCATACTCTTACGTCGCTGAGTCAGAAACCGGAGAAATGCAATACATCACCTACGCGCCTATCAAGGTCGGTAAAACATCCTACCCATGGTCAATCGCACTGGTTATTCCCATGGACAAAGTGGAAGCACAGGCCGATACCATTGCCCAGAACAGCCTGATCATCAGCGGGATATCCATCATCATTTTGCTGACAGTCCTTTTCATGCTCGCAGGACTGATCAGTAAACCAATCATCAAAACCGCAGCCTACACCGGCAAAGTTGCTGAAGGCAATCTTGATGCTAGCCTCGACATCAACCAGAAAGATGAAATCGGACGCATGGCTGAGTCCCTGCGGGCCATGGTCGGTGAACTAAAGAAAACCATACTTAAGGCGGAAGGCGAGACTCACAAGGCCGAGGAAGAATCAGCCAAAGCCCGCGAAGCAACAGCTGAAGCGGAAAAAGCCCGTTCAAAAGCAGATATGGCCAGAAGCGAAGGGTTGCACCACGCTGCGGACCGGGTAGAGATGGTCCTTGAAAAGGTTGTATCCGCTTCCGAACAGATGTCCGTGCAGTCCAATGAATTGCTGGGTGGTGCTGAAATCCAGAGCGACCGTATCACTTCCACTGCTACTGCCATGGAAGAAATGAATGCCACCGTGCTGGAAATCGCCCGCAACGCAGCAGACGCTGCTGAAGAAAGCACTGAGTCTCAAGATAAAGCCAAAGATGGGGCCGCGGTCGTAGACAAATCTAAAAACGCACTAGACCAGACCGTATCCGAGGTGAACAATCTCAAAGGTAATATGGAAGAACTGGACAAGCAGGCCAAAGGAACCGAAGCCATTGTCGGGGTAATTACCGATATTGCCGACCAAACCAACCTGCTGGCCCTGAATGCTGCCATTGAAGCGGCCCGTGCGGGTGAAGCCGGACGCGGATTCGCGGTTGTTGCGGACGAAGTACGCAAGCTGGCGGAAAAGACCATGACCGCCACCGGGGAAGTTTCCGGTTCCATCGGCGCAATCCAGCGCGTAGCCGGAGAGAATATTCGCTCTATGGAAACGGTTTACAAGCACATTGAAGAAGCAAACCAATTCTCGGAAAGCTCCGGTACTATGTTACAGGAAATCGTAACCGGGGCAGAAGAAAGCGCGGTTCAGATTCAAAGTATCGCCACCGCCGCCGAAGAACAATCAGCCACTTCCGAAGAGATCAACGGTTCAATCGAGGAAATAAGCCGCATTACTTCAGAAACAACTAACAGTGCCCGTGAGTTCTCCCTCGCACTGGAGTCTCTTGCCGAGCAAGTCTCGGAAATGCAGAAAATTGTGGAAGATCTGAAAGCGGAATAA
- a CDS encoding methyl-accepting chemotaxis protein yields MNFRDWSLKNKIIIPTFCVVALILASSTWIMTDQARNLAVEQASKAADTEAKGYGNEISETLGKALTVTRTLAAMFEEGANYKVIPDREYLDSVLIHTLKKHPGLSGAWCTFPGKSSYDDREQEYMDKYKGAYRNWYYRDGGSIASSFAGDENLSGQAWFEKPMSGNVETLSEPYPWEVDGKTFWLCSTGYPVKKKGRNIGIVGVDFYLNDLLETVLQIKPFETGYAYLVTNKGTIVAHPDSELQTKNILERVDSKHKNNVKNAITNGRTYSYVAESAAGNMEYITYAPIKVGKTSFPWSIALVIPMDKVEAQANAIAQNSLIVSVVAILILLGILFILAGVISKPILKTADYTTQVAEGDLDAPLDINQQDEIGRMADSLRDMVGELKKTILKAEDETRKAEEESAKAREATAEAEKARAKADMARSEGLHLAADRVEQVLERVVSASEQMSVQSNEMLQGSEIQSDRIASTATAMEEMNATVLEIARNASDAAEASTEAQDKAKDGASVVDKSKTALGQTVSEVNNLKGNMEELDKQAKGTEAIIGVITDIADQTNLLALNAAIEAARAGEAGRGFAVVADEVRKLAEKTMTATGEVSNSIGAIQRVAGENIRSMETVYRHIEEANDFSESSGGVLKEIVGGAEESAIQIQSIATAAEEQSATSEEINNSVEEISRITAETANGAREFALALESLAEQVSEMQNIVEDLKDE; encoded by the coding sequence ATGAATTTCAGAGACTGGAGCCTGAAAAATAAAATTATCATCCCCACTTTCTGCGTTGTGGCTTTAATTCTTGCCAGCAGTACGTGGATCATGACCGATCAGGCCAGAAACCTTGCTGTTGAGCAGGCAAGTAAAGCTGCAGATACTGAAGCCAAAGGTTACGGTAATGAAATTTCCGAAACTCTCGGAAAAGCCCTGACCGTTACCAGAACGCTGGCCGCCATGTTTGAAGAAGGGGCCAACTACAAAGTTATCCCTGACCGCGAGTATCTGGACTCAGTACTCATCCATACCCTCAAAAAACACCCCGGACTGTCCGGGGCATGGTGCACCTTTCCCGGCAAAAGCAGTTACGATGACCGGGAACAAGAATATATGGACAAATATAAAGGTGCTTACCGCAACTGGTATTACCGGGATGGCGGTTCCATTGCCTCATCATTTGCAGGGGATGAAAACCTTTCAGGTCAGGCATGGTTTGAGAAACCTATGTCCGGCAATGTAGAAACCCTCTCTGAACCCTACCCCTGGGAAGTGGACGGCAAAACATTCTGGCTTTGCTCCACCGGCTATCCTGTAAAAAAGAAAGGTAGAAACATAGGTATCGTCGGAGTCGATTTCTACCTTAATGATCTGCTGGAGACAGTCCTTCAAATCAAACCTTTCGAAACCGGATACGCATACCTTGTAACCAACAAGGGAACCATTGTTGCTCATCCCGATTCCGAACTGCAAACCAAGAACATTCTTGAACGGGTAGACAGCAAACATAAAAACAACGTTAAAAACGCCATTACTAACGGCAGGACATATTCTTACGTAGCAGAATCTGCCGCCGGCAACATGGAATACATAACCTATGCCCCCATCAAAGTAGGTAAAACCTCCTTCCCGTGGTCTATTGCGCTGGTCATCCCCATGGATAAGGTTGAAGCACAGGCTAACGCCATTGCCCAGAACAGCCTCATCGTCAGCGTGGTTGCAATTCTCATCCTGTTGGGAATTCTCTTCATTCTGGCCGGAGTAATCAGCAAACCAATTCTTAAAACTGCCGACTACACTACCCAAGTTGCCGAAGGCGATTTGGATGCCCCTCTGGATATCAACCAGCAAGATGAAATCGGGCGCATGGCCGATTCTTTGCGGGACATGGTCGGAGAGCTCAAAAAGACCATCCTTAAAGCCGAAGATGAAACCCGCAAGGCGGAAGAAGAGTCCGCAAAGGCCCGCGAGGCAACAGCCGAGGCAGAAAAGGCCCGCGCCAAAGCAGACATGGCCAGAAGTGAAGGACTGCACCTCGCTGCAGACCGAGTCGAGCAGGTTCTTGAACGGGTAGTTTCCGCATCCGAACAGATGTCAGTACAATCCAATGAAATGCTGCAAGGCTCGGAAATCCAGAGTGACCGCATAGCTTCCACCGCAACAGCCATGGAAGAAATGAACGCCACCGTACTGGAAATAGCCCGCAACGCCAGTGATGCTGCCGAAGCAAGCACGGAAGCACAAGACAAAGCAAAGGACGGTGCTTCGGTTGTAGATAAATCCAAAACCGCATTAGGGCAGACTGTTTCCGAGGTAAACAACCTCAAAGGAAATATGGAAGAACTGGACAAACAAGCCAAGGGAACAGAGGCCATAATCGGCGTAATTACCGATATTGCCGACCAGACCAACCTGCTGGCCCTGAATGCTGCCATTGAAGCGGCCCGTGCGGGTGAAGCCGGACGCGGATTCGCGGTTGTTGCGGACGAAGTACGCAAGTTGGCGGAAAAAACCATGACCGCTACCGGCGAGGTATCCAATTCAATCGGTGCTATCCAGCGAGTAGCGGGCGAGAATATCCGCTCTATGGAAACAGTTTACAGGCACATCGAAGAAGCCAATGATTTCTCAGAAAGCTCAGGCGGGGTTTTGAAAGAAATCGTAGGTGGAGCCGAAGAAAGCGCGATCCAGATTCAAAGCATCGCCACCGCTGCCGAAGAGCAATCCGCCACATCCGAAGAGATCAACAACTCTGTTGAAGAAATCAGCCGTATCACCGCTGAAACAGCCAACGGAGCACGTGAATTCGCACTAGCTCTTGAGTCCCTTGCCGAACAGGTCTCGGAAATGCAAAACATTGTGGAAGATCTTAAGGACGAATAA
- a CDS encoding alkylphosphonate utilization protein has translation MENLPNCPQCNSEYVYSDGTSLICPECSHEFQPEDVAEKVYKDANGNILVDGDTVIVTQNLKVKGASSSIKKGTKVKNIRLVEPEDGVHDISCKIPGFGAMMLKTSIVKKG, from the coding sequence ATGGAAAATTTACCTAATTGCCCGCAATGTAATTCTGAATACGTATACTCCGACGGCACTTCCCTTATCTGTCCGGAATGCAGTCATGAATTTCAGCCTGAAGATGTTGCGGAAAAAGTCTACAAAGACGCAAACGGCAATATCCTTGTTGACGGCGACACTGTCATCGTCACTCAGAACTTGAAAGTAAAAGGCGCGTCTTCATCCATCAAAAAGGGAACCAAGGTCAAAAACATCAGACTGGTTGAACCCGAAGACGGCGTTCACGACATTTCCTGCAAAATCCCCGGATTCGGCGCAATGATGCTCAAGACATCAATTGTAAAAAAAGGCTGA
- a CDS encoding STAS/SEC14 domain-containing protein translates to MIEIIEIAPKVLGLKINGKIHEEDMQRMISVCEIKMESEERIAVYVEVVEMGGISFNALVEDLKFALPNLKRFSKKAVVSESKWHEPLIKIGDKLFPSIKVRHYNPEQKEEAIEWVKE, encoded by the coding sequence ATGATTGAAATCATAGAGATTGCACCCAAAGTTCTGGGACTTAAAATTAATGGCAAAATCCACGAAGAAGACATGCAAAGGATGATCTCCGTCTGCGAAATAAAGATGGAAAGCGAAGAGCGGATCGCCGTCTATGTGGAAGTAGTGGAAATGGGCGGTATTTCCTTCAACGCCTTAGTGGAAGACCTCAAGTTCGCCCTGCCCAATCTGAAACGGTTCTCAAAAAAGGCAGTAGTCTCGGAAAGCAAGTGGCATGAACCGCTGATCAAAATTGGGGACAAGCTCTTCCCCTCCATTAAAGTCCGCCACTACAACCCAGAACAGAAAGAAGAAGCAATTGAATGGGTGAAGGAGTAA
- a CDS encoding sensor histidine kinase, producing the protein MTMSTDFAPAERAPLPEIRELSEKIQENPMVAAFHALPIPLLMINSCRQTVFCNSVFQSIAKKNNSHEIIGLRPGEALGCIHAHTHEGGCGTSRFCRDCGAAVSIIKSLEGTAHTEECRFLRHTLDHNEALDLQVYTSPFKYEDNDLIIFTVLDISHEKRKKNLEHLFFHDILNLATGLRYASQMLCRSSTSQYIHQQCLKMDNTISQMTEEIQAQRDVNRAEEGNLKISLKPTSSKGTLRKVWGMYSSHPLCVDRQISISEDFDDFYFNTDSTILVRSLGNMVKNALEASEPGETITIGCQRKEGNVRFWGHNTLFIPDKSQRQIFKRSFSTKGEGRGLGTYSMKLLIEKYLKGKVWFESTPETGTTFSILLPENQEYITE; encoded by the coding sequence ATGACCATGTCTACAGACTTTGCCCCAGCCGAAAGAGCTCCATTGCCGGAGATCCGTGAACTGTCAGAAAAGATACAAGAAAACCCTATGGTAGCAGCCTTCCATGCACTGCCGATCCCGCTGCTGATGATCAATTCATGCCGCCAAACTGTATTTTGCAATTCCGTATTTCAATCCATCGCAAAAAAGAACAATTCACACGAGATAATTGGCCTGCGCCCGGGTGAAGCCTTGGGCTGTATTCACGCCCATACCCACGAAGGCGGTTGCGGAACAAGCAGATTCTGCCGGGACTGTGGGGCTGCTGTCTCTATAATAAAATCCCTTGAAGGGACTGCGCACACCGAGGAATGCCGTTTTTTAAGGCATACTCTAGACCACAATGAGGCACTTGATCTTCAGGTCTATACCTCTCCTTTTAAATACGAAGACAACGACCTTATCATCTTCACAGTGTTGGATATCAGCCACGAAAAACGGAAGAAAAATCTTGAGCATTTATTTTTTCATGACATCCTGAATCTCGCGACCGGACTGCGCTACGCCTCGCAAATGCTTTGCCGAAGCTCCACATCACAATACATCCACCAACAATGCCTTAAAATGGACAACACCATCTCCCAGATGACGGAAGAAATTCAAGCACAAAGGGATGTTAACAGAGCCGAAGAAGGAAACCTAAAAATTTCACTAAAGCCCACCTCAAGCAAGGGGACGTTGCGGAAAGTATGGGGTATGTACAGCAGTCATCCGCTATGCGTTGACCGCCAGATATCCATATCTGAAGATTTTGACGACTTTTACTTTAATACAGACTCAACAATTCTGGTCAGATCTCTGGGAAATATGGTTAAAAATGCCCTTGAAGCTTCCGAGCCGGGTGAAACTATAACCATAGGCTGCCAAAGAAAAGAAGGAAACGTCCGATTCTGGGGTCATAATACTCTTTTCATCCCGGATAAAAGTCAGAGACAAATTTTCAAACGCTCCTTTTCCACCAAAGGAGAAGGAAGAGGACTGGGGACATACAGCATGAAACTGCTGATTGAAAAGTATCTCAAGGGGAAAGTCTGGTTTGAATCCACACCGGAAACAGGCACTACTTTCTCCATCTTACTTCCTGAAAACCAGGAATACATCACGGAGTGA
- a CDS encoding class I SAM-dependent methyltransferase: protein MSAKADRFSKKMCDILNYGALNLAMGIGYESGLFEALSRMGSPACCADIATEAGVSERYLREWLGVMVCGEIVEVRTDEQGQELFELPGEYASFLCLAGGNSNLGVYAQEIPLLTDCAREGVLEGMQSGAGIPYERYPKFYSFMEQLADAKHRDVLVQTFLPSVMNGEMVCRLKNGISVCDIGCAEGVALEVMAQAFPKSQFTGTDISEESLNNARKRVAELGLNNISFQLQDAAGDEVEPQQYDYITAFDSIHDQTRPFEALRNIHKMLRGGGVFSMIDIKAGSSVAGNMDHPMGAFLYTVSLMHCMPVGLMNGGAGLGMMWGREKAVSMCRDAGFSRVEVNDIPEDGFNSHYLCFK, encoded by the coding sequence ATGAGTGCTAAGGCTGATAGGTTCAGCAAAAAAATGTGCGATATCCTGAATTACGGTGCCCTTAATCTGGCCATGGGAATCGGTTATGAGTCAGGGCTTTTCGAGGCTTTGTCACGTATGGGTAGTCCTGCCTGCTGTGCGGATATTGCCACTGAAGCCGGGGTCAGTGAGCGTTATTTGCGTGAGTGGCTGGGAGTCATGGTTTGCGGGGAAATTGTTGAGGTCCGAACTGATGAGCAAGGGCAGGAGCTTTTTGAATTACCCGGGGAGTATGCTTCTTTTCTTTGTCTTGCCGGGGGGAATTCCAACTTAGGTGTTTACGCGCAGGAGATTCCCTTACTTACTGATTGTGCAAGGGAAGGCGTGCTTGAGGGGATGCAGAGCGGGGCGGGGATACCTTACGAGCGTTACCCCAAATTTTATTCATTCATGGAGCAGCTGGCCGATGCCAAGCATCGCGATGTGTTGGTGCAGACCTTTTTGCCGTCAGTCATGAACGGTGAGATGGTCTGCCGTTTGAAAAATGGAATTTCAGTATGCGACATAGGTTGTGCCGAAGGTGTGGCTCTTGAGGTCATGGCGCAGGCTTTCCCGAAGTCGCAATTCACCGGAACGGATATTTCTGAGGAATCCCTGAATAATGCCCGCAAGAGGGTGGCAGAATTAGGATTGAACAATATTTCTTTCCAGCTTCAGGATGCTGCCGGGGATGAGGTTGAGCCGCAGCAGTATGATTACATAACCGCCTTTGATTCTATCCATGATCAGACTCGTCCTTTTGAGGCTCTGCGAAACATACACAAGATGCTAAGGGGCGGAGGAGTCTTTTCAATGATCGATATCAAGGCCGGTTCATCTGTTGCTGGAAACATGGATCATCCTATGGGAGCGTTTCTATATACGGTAAGCCTGATGCATTGCATGCCTGTGGGGTTGATGAACGGAGGGGCCGGACTGGGCATGATGTGGGGCCGTGAAAAGGCGGTTTCCATGTGCCGTGATGCCGGATTCAGTAGGGTCGAAGTGAACGATATCCCGGAAGATGGTTTTAATAGCCACTACCTCTGCTTCAAATAG